The region CTGGTGCAAATATTGTCAGTTGTCTATCTCTTTTCTCAAGATTCATGGTTTGGATAAGTGGTATCAACCCAGCAAAGTGATCTGCATGCCAGTGGGTTATGAAGATCTTGTCTATAGCCATAAAACTAACCCCAGATTTCATCAACTGTTTTTGTGTTCCTTCCCCACAATCAAAAAGCAAAACCTCTCTCTCATCGGTGAAGTGCTCAAGAACTATCGAAGAATGGTTTCTATTTAAACTTGGGATACCCGAAACTGTTCCTAGAAAAGTTATAGCAATCATCCAACCACAACTAATCTTTTAACACCAAATTAATTATATTTATGTCCCAAAGCCTCTGGAAGAGTTTGATGTATGGACTCTTCATAGGGACAACTGTCTCTTCAATAGTACTTTTAATTTTCAGAATTATACCTATCTCAACCTTTGGGATGATAATAATACTTTACCTCTATTCAGTCGTTGGTGGGATTACTGCTGTGTTTATACATAAAAAAATCAAGAAGACAGAAAAAGAAAATAAAATAGATAGAAATTACATCAAAAAAGAAGAAATACCTGTTGATGTTGAAAAAGTTTTTGAAAATATACAAGAAATCAAAAAGATATCAAAGATGATTAAAAATCTTCTAAAAACCAGAAAAAAACTCGAAGAATTGAAAAAAGAAGGAAATTCAATAACAGAAGAAATAATAAAAAAAATGGAAGAAAGGCTAACTACAAACGACTAGATTGTTCTTGACATCACTCTTGATGTAGACGCACCTGCTTACCTCTTCTCCCTTGTTATTGATTAGTATTGCTATATCCCTTGAAGAGTCCCATTCATTGGATCTTGACCAACAGAGTGTTGTTTCTGTTTCTGTACAATTTGTTGTTCCTGCATCATCGCTGTATACATAGACATATCCATTGGGTGGGAGTGTGAAGTTGTTGAAGGTATAGGTATATGTGCCAGTTCCCGTCTCCTTTCCATTCATCAACTTCCAACCTGTCATATCCACGGAAACACTCGCTGTATTAACTAATTTAACCCACTCAGCACTAACATTTATCTCCCTTATCTTCACCCTGCCATATATATTTTTGGTTTCTGTGGATGGTATCTCTGACTCAGATTTTATTTGTTCCATCTTATCCACTTCCTCCTGAAGGTCAAGTTCAGCCCTTGAGCAGATGGAAATCACACCCTCTTGATTCATTCCTTGAAACTCCTCGGTAACCTCCCCATTTTCCTTGATCTTTTTCAACATGCCATCTGGTGTATTGCAAGTTTGCACAACAGAGTTTGGCCTTCTGACAATTTCCAATTTGTATTCCTGGGTTGTTATTCTCCATGTCGTCTTCTCGGTGTCCTCAGAAACCACTGTTATTTTTCCTGGCTTTGAGAGCTCCTGAAATATCTCACCCGCAGAAATCCTCATTGTAAACCTCCCGAAAGCCGTCTCATACACTTTCTCGTATTTGTCAGAGCTGAAGATCTTTGTCATCTTGTTTGGTATCCCCTCAACTTGTGTGTCATTCATCCCTAGAACCAGCCTCCCTGTTGGTATATTATCACTCAGAGGTCCGGTTACCAGGAAAGGAATAGACACCAAGCCGACAATTATCGAGGATATTATCACCAAGTCGCTCAGTGCTATTTTTACCACCTGTTTTCTATTTTATATAAATTTAATTTAATTTTTATATAAATTTTATACATATTTGGTAGTGTAACTACTTAATAGTTAAATTAATTCTGTATGTTCACACCTCACCAAAACTCACAAAAACCTAGTGAGAAATATACTATATTATATATTTTATAAAATATTCTTTATTTTAAACATTTTTTTATTATATGTAAAAATATACATATTTTTATTATAGTTTTTTTACTATTATATATAAAACTATATTTTTTGATTAAAAGCCCCGAACGTATAAATACTTTGGGAATTAATAATTATTAG is a window of Candidatus Aenigmatarchaeota archaeon DNA encoding:
- a CDS encoding lamin tail domain-containing protein, translated to MVKIALSDLVIISSIIVGLVSIPFLVTGPLSDNIPTGRLVLGMNDTQVEGIPNKMTKIFSSDKYEKVYETAFGRFTMRISAGEIFQELSKPGKITVVSEDTEKTTWRITTQEYKLEIVRRPNSVVQTCNTPDGMLKKIKENGEVTEEFQGMNQEGVISICSRAELDLQEEVDKMEQIKSESEIPSTETKNIYGRVKIREINVSAEWVKLVNTASVSVDMTGWKLMNGKETGTGTYTYTFNNFTLPPNGYVYVYSDDAGTTNCTETETTLCWSRSNEWDSSRDIAILINNKGEEVSRCVYIKSDVKNNLVVCS